A genomic segment from Candidatus Brocadia sinica JPN1 encodes:
- the infA gene encoding translation initiation factor IF-1 produces MPKEEPIRVEATVKEALPNAMFWVELQNGHRVLAHVSGKMRMHFIKILPGDKVTIEMSPYDLDKGRIIYRQV; encoded by the coding sequence ATGCCAAAAGAAGAGCCAATTCGGGTTGAAGCAACTGTCAAGGAAGCGTTGCCCAATGCAATGTTTTGGGTAGAATTGCAGAATGGACATAGGGTGCTTGCGCATGTTTCTGGAAAAATGCGCATGCATTTTATCAAAATATTACCAGGTGATAAAGTGACTATCGAAATGTCACCATATGATCTCGATAAGGGAAGAATTATCTATAGACAGGTGTAG
- the rpsD gene encoding 30S ribosomal protein S4: MARYIGPQCRLCRREGEKLFLKGMRCDTVKCAITKRKYPPGQFTWGRGKLSKYGIQFREKQKVKRFYGILERQFRNYFRRAERQKGNTGENFLNMLERRLDNVVYLLFFAASRKSARQLILHGHIMVNNKKVDIASYLVKVGDVIKPRNNEVSQNIVKANIELVKGRNLPAWVQFKADALEGVVTQLPTREDISVPVQEQLVVELCSK, encoded by the coding sequence ATGGCTAGATATATAGGTCCGCAGTGTAGATTGTGTAGGCGGGAGGGCGAAAAACTATTCCTTAAAGGAATGAGATGTGACACCGTAAAGTGTGCAATTACAAAACGTAAATACCCCCCTGGCCAATTTACGTGGGGAAGAGGTAAATTATCAAAATATGGCATTCAATTTAGAGAAAAACAGAAAGTAAAACGGTTCTACGGAATTTTGGAAAGGCAATTTCGGAATTATTTTAGGCGGGCAGAGAGACAAAAGGGGAATACAGGCGAAAATTTTCTGAATATGCTAGAGAGAAGATTGGATAATGTTGTTTATTTACTTTTTTTTGCTGCGTCTAGAAAAAGCGCAAGACAGCTTATTTTGCATGGCCATATAATGGTTAATAATAAAAAAGTAGATATTGCTTCTTACCTTGTAAAGGTTGGTGATGTTATAAAACCGAGGAATAACGAGGTGAGTCAAAACATAGTAAAAGCAAATATCGAATTGGTTAAAGGTAGGAATCTTCCTGCTTGGGTTCAATTTAAAGCTGACGCACTGGAAGGGGTGGTAACACAGCTCCCTACAAGGGAAGATATTTCAGTTCCTGTTCAAGAACAGTTAGTAGTTGAACTGTGTTCTAAATAA
- a CDS encoding class I SAM-dependent methyltransferase produces the protein MTGKETIEGVLKSSDELLKILDLNIDQSGDDREKKKFNEVVGFCEQVLRVIETYAADKEIVFLDCSCGKSYLSFALNYIFLKCLFRKAFFYGVDTNRVLIEKCEQIKKSLGFQNMLFVNGRIIDVQPEKYVDMVIALHACDIATDETIAKGIKLGAKYIIVVPCCENQIRGRLKAGHPLVGLTDFGLLRYRFADILTEALRSQFLTGAGYHVKLIEIVSPKFTPKNLMIIARKKKEYRNCNMDKYKKLDEMFNTKFVLKNYFDECELKRDDCFSSVNS, from the coding sequence ATGACAGGCAAAGAAACAATAGAAGGTGTGCTGAAATCTAGCGATGAATTATTAAAGATTCTTGATCTAAATATTGATCAGTCAGGGGATGACAGGGAAAAAAAGAAATTCAATGAAGTGGTAGGGTTTTGCGAGCAAGTTCTGCGGGTTATAGAAACTTATGCGGCAGATAAGGAGATTGTGTTTCTTGATTGCTCGTGCGGTAAATCATACTTATCATTTGCACTAAATTATATATTTTTGAAGTGCCTTTTTAGAAAAGCTTTTTTTTATGGTGTAGATACTAATCGGGTACTTATAGAGAAATGTGAACAAATTAAAAAAAGTTTAGGTTTTCAAAACATGCTTTTTGTCAACGGCAGGATTATCGATGTTCAGCCAGAAAAGTATGTTGATATGGTGATTGCATTGCATGCCTGTGATATTGCCACCGATGAGACAATTGCCAAGGGTATTAAGCTTGGGGCGAAATATATAATAGTAGTGCCTTGTTGTGAGAATCAAATTCGGGGACGACTAAAGGCTGGGCACCCGTTAGTCGGTTTAACTGACTTTGGGCTTTTAAGATATCGTTTTGCAGACATTCTAACGGAAGCTTTGAGATCGCAATTCTTAACTGGCGCAGGCTATCATGTGAAACTTATTGAGATCGTATCTCCGAAGTTTACTCCGAAAAATTTAATGATTATAGCACGAAAGAAAAAGGAATACAGAAATTGCAACATGGATAAATATAAAAAGCTAGATGAAATGTTTAACACGAAATTTGTTTTAAAAAATTATTTTGATGAATGTGAATTAAAACGAGATGATTGCTTTAGTTCTGTTAACAGTTAG
- the rpsM gene encoding 30S ribosomal protein S13 has product MPRIAGNDIPADKRVVIALTYIYGIGKALSQKILKDLNIDENVRAKDIHEDQLSMLGAYIEKNFTIEGQLRRQEMQNISRMKSINCYRGIRHKVGLPVRGQRTKTNARTRKGRKKTVAGKKSVKELG; this is encoded by the coding sequence ATGCCAAGAATTGCTGGAAACGATATTCCTGCCGATAAAAGGGTTGTTATTGCGCTTACTTACATTTATGGGATTGGAAAGGCACTGTCTCAAAAGATATTGAAAGATTTGAATATCGATGAGAATGTGCGTGCAAAGGACATACATGAAGATCAATTGAGCATGTTGGGCGCATATATCGAAAAGAATTTTACCATTGAGGGTCAGTTGCGCAGGCAGGAAATGCAGAATATCTCGCGTATGAAAAGTATCAACTGTTACCGTGGAATACGACACAAAGTAGGTTTGCCAGTGAGGGGGCAGAGAACTAAAACAAATGCCCGCACAAGAAAAGGTCGAAAAAAGACAGTGGCCGGTAAAAAAAGTGTAAAAGAATTGGGTTAA
- the rpmJ gene encoding 50S ribosomal protein L36 → MKVRASVKRICENCKIVRRKNLVRVICINPRHKQRQG, encoded by the coding sequence ATGAAGGTTAGAGCATCTGTAAAACGAATCTGTGAAAACTGTAAGATAGTAAGAAGAAAAAATCTTGTTCGTGTGATTTGCATAAATCCTCGTCACAAACAGAGACAAGGATAA
- the rpsK gene encoding 30S ribosomal protein S11: MSNVGKKKIRRNVTRAIANIQATFNNTYVTISDINGETICWASAGTVGFKGSRKSTPFAAQKAASSAAEKAQKFGVQEIEIRVKGPGPGRESAITALQAAGLSVKAIEDVTPLPHNGCRPRKKRRV, encoded by the coding sequence ATGTCAAATGTAGGTAAGAAAAAGATACGGCGTAATGTAACACGAGCAATTGCTAACATACAGGCGACTTTTAATAATACCTATGTCACGATTTCAGATATTAACGGTGAGACGATATGTTGGGCAAGTGCTGGTACAGTGGGATTTAAAGGGTCCCGCAAAAGCACACCCTTTGCTGCCCAGAAGGCGGCATCGAGTGCTGCGGAGAAAGCCCAAAAATTTGGGGTTCAGGAGATAGAAATCAGGGTAAAAGGTCCTGGCCCTGGTAGGGAGTCGGCAATTACGGCACTTCAGGCAGCAGGTCTGAGTGTGAAAGCGATTGAAGATGTAACGCCGCTTCCACACAACGGTTGTCGGCCCAGAAAAAAACGCAGAGTATAA